TTTACAGTTACTTTATGGACCCATAGCATGAAAGGCAACATAAAAATGAAGCGCAAATTTTGtagtgcacagtggtacctcaggttacagacgcttcaggttacagactccgctaacctagaaatagtacctcaggttaagaactttgcttcaggatgagaacggaaatcgcgcagcagcggcgcggcggcagcgggaggccccattagctaaagcggtgtttcaggttaagaacggacctccagaacgaattacgtttttaacctgaggtaccactgtattctgaaagaGGCAGAAACTCAAAAGCTTCAAAACCTAAAGGAAATCAGCTGATGCAAAAGCATGTATGCATCCGGAAACACAATCATACCTGCAACAGATGCTTATCCATGCACCAGTGAACTGCCAAAATCAATCTTTTGACACAGATACATATGTGAATTTTCTCATCCAGGGCCACTAGCTGTTTCATGTGACTGGTTAGTGGTGACTGGAGTGACACCACAGCCAAAGTTTGCAAACTACTTGCAGTGCACTCATGTAGCGGTTCACTTGGAAGCAGGATACAACCCCATGCTCACTCACCTAGAAGCCCCACTGGATGCGAGATTTACATCCAAAAAACTTACATAGGATAGCACTGTTAAATTTGCACTCTCCATTTGTAGTTTCAAATCAGGGCTTCTTTAAGCTAGGAATTTAACTGGAATTCAAGGCAGTTTATTTCCCAGTAATTTTGCAAAGGGCTGCAGCCTTCATCTACAATTAAAATCAGAAGTTACTGCATGTCAGTCTAGCAATGTAGTTCGAAACTAGAGATATTTAGAGGAAGTAGGAGGAACGCTGGGGTGTTTTATTAGTTTAGGCAAGTCTGTAAATGGCTGTAAGATTCTAATACAGATAGGCCTTGTGGAAAGTATATTTACTTTCCCAACTGAAGAAATCGAAAATGACTTCAAACACACATTTCTATTTTCAAATCCTTCTGTGGCCTATATAAATCACCTGATTTCCAGCCTAACTCCCACAGAGTAAAAGCATGCGTAGTGCCAGAAGATACAATAACTCACAGTTAACAAAATGAAACTTTAACAAGACATCCTGCTGTTTGTAACTCAGCAGGGCATACTgtccccattaaaaaaaacctaccaAGTTTGTCAGCATTCTAATCCTGGAAGTACTATATAAAGATCAAGCCTCCCAACTATCTAAACACCTACTGGatatttttttcaaagcaatgcTTTTGTTTTAACACTTACtgaataaaatgattttttaaaagagtacTATTTTGTATTTCCGCCAGACTGTTCCACGGATAACACAGCAACCTTGACTGAACACCTTAAAcacgtgttgggggggggggctctcttacCTGCCACCTTCCATAGCTGAACAACAGCAATGTCACTGGGATGGCAGTGCCCGACATGGCATGCGTAGAGGGCATGCTGTACTCGGAGTTGTAGAAAACCTCCAGCTTGACCACGGGTGGGGATGCAGGTCTGGGCCAACGGATAAGGTCCTTGGTACACTGGCCCAGGTACATGACCCAGACCCAAACGATGATGAGCCTCCTGCCCAGCCAAGCATCCAGGTTCCAGATGCAGAAGGGGAAAAAGAGGATGTAGAAGAGCTCATTGCCCAGCTCCGTGCCCAGGCTGAACAGGTAATAGAGGAAGGGGCTGCGGATGGTGAAATCCTGGCATATCATTTCCCCAGTCAGAGAGTTGCGACGGGGCTGCTTTTTGGGAATCCCGAGCCCAGGCTTTTCCTCTTTCTTCGGGGgcttgatctgggcttccacccCGCCACAGGCTCCCCCGGAGAGCACCCCGTTCGAGTGCCACACATCACCCTTCTCGCCCACACTGCAGGGGCCTTGGAAGCGGCACCTCCCGTCGCTCGCGCCATCCGGCTGGGTGGCCGAGCAGTTGCCATTGGCCACCGGGGCCCCGGGCTCCAGGGGCCGGGGGAGAGAAAGGGCAGCCCCCCACCCTGGGGGCGCTTGCACGCCGCACAGCCTCTGGAAAGCGGCGACCTTCTCCGAATCCTGCAGGCAGGCGGCCAGGCGACGCAAGGAGGACATCCTGAAGGGCtccggccaggaggaggaggcagctgtcGGCTTAGGAAGGCGAGTCCAAAATCAGGGGtgctgcactgggggggggggggagagagattcggAAGAGCGTCAAGAGCAGTTTCATACATACATCATGCATATATACAAGCacctatttaaaaaaacagataacccttttttaaaaaaaggtttgggggggggtccaGGGAAGAAGTCAGGAGCCCATCccctgggggtggaggagaggagaaagtgtggGGGGGTGGGCTTGGGCTTATGGGGGGTTCCTGCTCCAAAGGACTttggctgccccctccccccaaagccatagaaactgggggggggggagagaaagagggagattaGTGGGGTTTTGGCTGCACGAGGAAAGTGGGgttgggggagggcagggcaggCAGTGGGGCTgaggatgtggggtggggggaggccctGACTTTGGGGTCGGGGTTACCTCAGGCGCTGGGAAAACGCCTCAGTGGGGGGGTAGGGGGGGGAGAGGCGACgggcgggtgggggggagaagaaatATGGGGTGGGGGCGCGGTCCTGACGGGGAGGGCGTCGAGGGGAGGGGGCGCTCGGCCAGGGCTGCTCTACCCGTCATTCCGTCGCGTCAGTCCGTTGCTCCGTCCGCCGGTCCTCTCCGCTCTCCCTCCCTCGGCTCCAGCGCCCAAGTCCCGCCTGCCGCCCGAGGAGGCGCCGCCACTCAGACGGAGCGCGCACGCGCAGTGGCCTCgtccccctcccacccctcccGCCGGAGAGGCGGTTGGAGCCGCTGGAACGTGGGCgcgagggaagagagagaaggagaaaggagccgccgaggatgggagggaggggagagatcgggagcgcgcggcggcggcggcgcgcctgccgcgcatgcgcagaaggacAGAAGCCCTTCGCTAGCTCCTTacccttctcccctcccaccacattgattgattgattgattgattgattgattgattgattgattgattaaagcaGGGCTAaaggagattttaaaataaataaatcaaatagaaTTTAAagtgttttctaaaaaaaaaaattggggggaataGGTAAATAGCTGTTTCCTATACTGTAAGCTACAGTTAgagctggatatggaacaactgataggttcaaaattgggaaaggagtacgacaaggctgtatattgtctccctgcttatttaatttatatgcagaatactgggctgggctggatgaatcccaaaccggaattaagattgccggaagaaatatcaacaacctcagatatgcagatgacacaaccttgatggcagaaagtgaggaggaattaaagaagcttttaatgagggtgaaagaggagagcgcaaaatatggtctgaagctcaacatctagagagtcccatggactgcaagaagatcaaaccgatccattctgaaggaaatcagccctgtgctcactggaaggacagatcctgaagctgaggctccaatactttggccacctcatgagaagagaagactccctggaaaagaccctgatgttggga
The Podarcis muralis chromosome 1, rPodMur119.hap1.1, whole genome shotgun sequence DNA segment above includes these coding regions:
- the SGPP1 gene encoding sphingosine-1-phosphate phosphatase 1, whose amino-acid sequence is MSSLRRLAACLQDSEKVAAFQRLCGVQAPPGWGAALSLPRPLEPGAPVANGNCSATQPDGASDGRCRFQGPCSVGEKGDVWHSNGVLSGGACGGVEAQIKPPKKEEKPGLGIPKKQPRRNSLTGEMICQDFTIRSPFLYYLFSLGTELGNELFYILFFPFCIWNLDAWLGRRLIIVWVWVMYLGQCTKDLIRWPRPASPPVVKLEVFYNSEYSMPSTHAMSGTAIPVTLLLFSYGRWQYPLAYGLVLAICWCSLVCCSRIYMGMHSILDVIAGFFYALLILAVFLPLVDLVDSFNLTCTYAPLIIISLHLALGIFSFTLDTWSTSRGDTAQILGCGAGVACGSHVIYMLNMTPDPSPEMLPLLPPSLTVTLFGKAMLRLLIGVVILLLTKWGMKKVTIPLACKIFRIPCDDIRQARQRMEVELPYRYCTYGMVGFALTFLIPCLFHVMGLS